A region of Candidatus Megaera polyxenophila DNA encodes the following proteins:
- a CDS encoding superoxide dismutase — protein MTYCNHSNQKKYPFVLPELPYSKDEFKPHFTAETFDYHYNKHHNAYVTNLNNLLQDNKEMIDMDLESIILASNNSNAAIFNNAAQVWNHSFFWHSIKPNGGGKPTGEILSQIEKDFGSYEKFVADFKGAAVSQFGSGWAWLVYKSDKLHIIKTANAETPITEGYEPIIACDVWEHAYYIDYRNRRPDYVSSFIDHMINWEFAGLHLKKAKKQV, from the coding sequence ATGACTTACTGTAACCATTCAAATCAAAAAAAATATCCTTTTGTTTTACCAGAATTGCCATATAGTAAAGATGAATTTAAACCTCATTTTACTGCTGAAACTTTCGATTATCATTATAACAAGCATCATAATGCTTATGTTACTAATTTAAATAATTTACTCCAAGATAATAAGGAAATGATAGATATGGATCTAGAATCCATAATTTTAGCTTCTAATAATTCAAACGCTGCTATTTTCAATAATGCAGCACAAGTATGGAATCATAGTTTTTTTTGGCACTCTATTAAACCAAACGGTGGAGGGAAGCCAACAGGAGAAATTCTTAGCCAGATTGAAAAAGATTTTGGTTCTTATGAAAAATTTGTGGCTGATTTTAAAGGAGCAGCGGTAAGCCAATTTGGTAGTGGCTGGGCTTGGCTTGTCTATAAAAGTGATAAACTCCATATTATAAAAACTGCTAATGCTGAAACTCCTATTACAGAAGGTTATGAACCTATAATTGCCTGCGATGTTTGGGAACATGCTTATTACATAGATTATCGTAATAGAAGACCTGATTATGTCAGCAGTTTTATTGATCATATGATTAACTGGGAATTTGCCGGTTTGCACTTAAAAAAGGCCAAAAAGCAAGTCTGA